In Chelonia mydas isolate rCheMyd1 chromosome 19, rCheMyd1.pri.v2, whole genome shotgun sequence, the following are encoded in one genomic region:
- the SMPDL3B gene encoding acid sphingomyelinase-like phosphodiesterase 3b isoform X3 codes for MFVLFSSDDTPHVPNEKLGEEVVLEIIANLTALIKQVFPGTKVYPAMGNHDFHPKNQFPAETHRIYNATAELWRSWLSSASIPTFKAGAFYSEKLLGPNTKGRMIVLNTNLYYDSNNQTAGLEDPGGQFQWLEDVLTNASKAEEMVYIVGHIPPGFFEKKQSKSWFRKHFNKRYTEIVQQHHAVIAAQFFGHHHTDSFRMFYSNGGSPIAAMFLAPGVTPWKTTLPGVHNGANNPGIRVFDYDRGTLQVKEVVTYYLNLTHANLVAPRWEREYRLTEAFQVPDGSARSMHMVLEKISKDKNYLQRYYQFNSVKYDLTACDESCQTDHVCAIREVDFLKYEECIKARSFTAVSSLPAKPLLFLCSLLGLLRFQGHLW; via the exons ATGTTTGTGCTGTTTTCCAGTGACGATACCCCTCATGTCCCCAATGAGAAACTTGGAGAAGAAGTAGTGCTGGAAATAATTGCCAATTTGACTGCTCTGATAAAACAGGTGTTTCCAG GCACTAAAGTCTATCCCGCGATGGGCAATCATGACTTCCATCCCAAGAACCAGTTCCCAGCTGAGACGCACAGGATCTACAACGCCACAGCAGAACTGTGGCGCTCATGGCTCAGCAGCGCCTCCATCCCGACATTCAAAGCAG GTGCTTTCTACAGCGAGAAGCTGCTTGGTCCCAATACCAAAGGACGAATGATTGTCCTCAACACCAATCTGTACTATGATAGCAATAATCAGACAGCTGGCTTGGAGGACCCTGGTGGGCAGttccagtggctggaagatgTGCTGACCAATGCGTCAAAAGCAGAAGAAATG GTCTACATTGTGGGGCACATCCCGCCTGGCTTCTTTGAGAAGAAGCAGAGCAAATCCTGGTTCCGGAAGCACTTTAACAAACGCTATACGGAGATCGTGCAGCAGCACCATGCAGTGATAGCTGCCCAGTTCTTTGGGCACCATCACACTGACAGCTTTCGGATGTTTTACAGCAATGGAG GTTCCCCAATCGCCGCCATGTTCTTAGCCCCAGGAGTGACTCCCTGGAAAACAACGCTACCCGGAGTGCACAACGGTGCCAACAACCCTGGGATCCGAGTCTTTGACTATGACCGAGGCACCCTGCAAGTGAAG GAGGTAGTGACTTATTATTTAAACCTAACTCATGCTAACCTGGTGGCCCCAAGATGGGAGAGAGAGTATCGGCTGACTGAAGCCTTCCAGGTCCCTGACGGGTCAGCGCGCTCCATGCACATGGTGCTGGAGAAGATATCAAAGGACAAGAACTACTTACAGCGGTACTATCAGTTTAACTCAGTCAAGTACGACCTCACAGCGTGTGACGAGAGCTGCCAGACTGATCATGTCTGTGCTATCAGGGAAGTTGATTTTCTAAAATACGAAGAATGCATTAAAGCCAGGAGCTTCACGGCTGTATCCTCTCTGCCAGCAAAACCCCTTTTATTCCTCTGCTCGCTGCTGGGCCTCCTCCGCTTCCAGGGGCACCTCTGGTGA
- the SMPDL3B gene encoding acid sphingomyelinase-like phosphodiesterase 3b isoform X2 has protein sequence MLNFQVTFGISQTSIWTQNTAWQQTLSSDDTPHVPNEKLGEEVVLEIIANLTALIKQVFPGTKVYPAMGNHDFHPKNQFPAETHRIYNATAELWRSWLSSASIPTFKAGAFYSEKLLGPNTKGRMIVLNTNLYYDSNNQTAGLEDPGGQFQWLEDVLTNASKAEEMVYIVGHIPPGFFEKKQSKSWFRKHFNKRYTEIVQQHHAVIAAQFFGHHHTDSFRMFYSNGGSPIAAMFLAPGVTPWKTTLPGVHNGANNPGIRVFDYDRGTLQVKEVVTYYLNLTHANLVAPRWEREYRLTEAFQVPDGSARSMHMVLEKISKDKNYLQRYYQFNSVKYDLTACDESCQTDHVCAIREVDFLKYEECIKARSFTAVSSLPAKPLLFLCSLLGLLRFQGHLW, from the exons TGACGATACCCCTCATGTCCCCAATGAGAAACTTGGAGAAGAAGTAGTGCTGGAAATAATTGCCAATTTGACTGCTCTGATAAAACAGGTGTTTCCAG GCACTAAAGTCTATCCCGCGATGGGCAATCATGACTTCCATCCCAAGAACCAGTTCCCAGCTGAGACGCACAGGATCTACAACGCCACAGCAGAACTGTGGCGCTCATGGCTCAGCAGCGCCTCCATCCCGACATTCAAAGCAG GTGCTTTCTACAGCGAGAAGCTGCTTGGTCCCAATACCAAAGGACGAATGATTGTCCTCAACACCAATCTGTACTATGATAGCAATAATCAGACAGCTGGCTTGGAGGACCCTGGTGGGCAGttccagtggctggaagatgTGCTGACCAATGCGTCAAAAGCAGAAGAAATG GTCTACATTGTGGGGCACATCCCGCCTGGCTTCTTTGAGAAGAAGCAGAGCAAATCCTGGTTCCGGAAGCACTTTAACAAACGCTATACGGAGATCGTGCAGCAGCACCATGCAGTGATAGCTGCCCAGTTCTTTGGGCACCATCACACTGACAGCTTTCGGATGTTTTACAGCAATGGAG GTTCCCCAATCGCCGCCATGTTCTTAGCCCCAGGAGTGACTCCCTGGAAAACAACGCTACCCGGAGTGCACAACGGTGCCAACAACCCTGGGATCCGAGTCTTTGACTATGACCGAGGCACCCTGCAAGTGAAG GAGGTAGTGACTTATTATTTAAACCTAACTCATGCTAACCTGGTGGCCCCAAGATGGGAGAGAGAGTATCGGCTGACTGAAGCCTTCCAGGTCCCTGACGGGTCAGCGCGCTCCATGCACATGGTGCTGGAGAAGATATCAAAGGACAAGAACTACTTACAGCGGTACTATCAGTTTAACTCAGTCAAGTACGACCTCACAGCGTGTGACGAGAGCTGCCAGACTGATCATGTCTGTGCTATCAGGGAAGTTGATTTTCTAAAATACGAAGAATGCATTAAAGCCAGGAGCTTCACGGCTGTATCCTCTCTGCCAGCAAAACCCCTTTTATTCCTCTGCTCGCTGCTGGGCCTCCTCCGCTTCCAGGGGCACCTCTGGTGA